A stretch of the Tachysurus vachellii isolate PV-2020 chromosome 26, HZAU_Pvac_v1, whole genome shotgun sequence genome encodes the following:
- the tm4sf21a gene encoding transmembrane 4 L6 family member 5 — translation MCTGRCSRFVAGALYPLALISIICNIILFFPDWQVTYARDGYITEEVKYMGGLVGGGLMVIAPALFIHITGKQGCCANRCGMFLSILFAAVGVCGALYSFTVAMLGLINGPYCNTGLVWQTPFKNKSQNYLQHRDMWGVCTEPKGVVEFNIGLFSTLLVCSTLQLLLCASQMINGLIGCICGACVEKGPL, via the exons ATGTGTACAGGAAGGTGTTCTCGTTTCGTTGCCGGAGCTCTTTACCCGCTCGCCCTCATCTCCATCATCTGCAACATCATCCTGTTTTTCCCTGACTGGCAGGTTACCTACGCCAGGGATGGATACATCACCGAGGAGGTGAAATACATGGGAGGACTGGTCGGAGGAGGACTGATG gttATAGCTCCAGCTCTGTTTATTCACATCACTGGAAAGCAAGGATGCTGTGCTAACCGCTGTGGG atgttccTGTCCATCCTGTTTGCAGCGGTAGGAGTGTGTGGCGCTCTCTACAGTTTCACAGTGGCCATGTTAGGGCTGATTAATGGGCCATACTGCAATACGGGACTGGTGTGGCAAACTCCATTTAaaaacaa aTCACAGAACTACCTGCAGCACCGTGACATGTGGGGTGTGTGTACAGAGCCCAAAGGTGTGGTGGAGTTTAACATCGGACTCTTCTCCACTCTGCTCGTCTGCAGCACACTGCAGCTCCTCCTGTGTGCATCACAGATGATCAACGGCCTCATCGGCTGCATCTGTGGGGCCTGTGTAGAGAAAGGG cctcTGTAA
- the mrps31 gene encoding 28S ribosomal protein S31, mitochondrial, which yields MYRRAFISLIQSRTALNHTHKPTRCTDTRFASGLRAPYLVNHRVFGTSPARLCDSKKDGETTELRPESRTRDGVEKNKCEVNSDESVMKAACEEAADESGTRSVGRSQNSETEQKLEDKTGKQGLLELLGAMKVDTTTKTKLKSLKKVTSGKESAPKPKRVMMESTSSMFQQATSPPQSESLSPELVAAVSAAAATFPDRSRAESELLKQLRKHEAVCEEKSRVEPQNIGNIISEMKVGKKPVGRLNSWPANQIRFDDDGRGYTHDRGITGELAEIRRRNSAFTGKRLNIFSAVDQDTQSELTQGPSLWDADLANQIARAVNQRPRNGFEEMIQWTKEGRLWQYPINNEAGMEEEMKVPFYEHVFLQRHLEDGFPQHGPVRHFMELVVTGLSKNHHLTVSQKQEHIAWFRDYFLNKQEILSEAEA from the exons ATGTACAGGAgagcttttatttctcttattcaGAGCAGAACGgctctaaatcacacacacaaacctacacggTGCACAGACACACGGTTTGCTTCCGGATTGAg GGCTCCCTATCTAGTGAACCACAGGGTGTTTGGAACGAGTCCAGCACGTCTGTGTGACTcgaagaaagatggagagacgACTGAGCTGCGGCCGGAGTCTAGGACAAGGGATGGTGTTGAGAAAAACAAGTGTGAGGTGAACAGTGATGAATCCGTCATGAAGGCAGCGTGTGAAGAAGCAGCAGATGAAAGCGGCACCAGGTCCGTGGGCAGAAGTCAGAACTCAGAGACGGAGCAGAAGTTGGAGGACAAGACCGGAAAACAGGGTCTCCTGGAGCTGCTTGGGGCCATGAAGGTGGACACAACGACCAAAACCAAGCTGAAATCCCTCAAGAAGGTGACCAGTGGAAAGGAAAGTGCACCCAAGCCGAAGAGAGTGATGATGGAGAGCACGAGCAGCATGTTTCAGCAAGCCACATCACCGCCACAGAG tgagtCACTGAGTCCTGAGCTGGTTGCTGCTGTCTCTGCTGCTGCAGCCACGTTTCCCGACCGCTCTCGAGCTGAATCAGAGCTCCTGAAGCAGCTGCGCAAACACGAAGCCGTGTGTGAGGAGAAGAGCCGAGTGGAGCCTCAGAACATTGG gaacATCATCTCTGAGATGAAAGTGGGGAAGAAGCCGGTTGGCAGATTGAACAGCTGGCCAGCCAATCAGATTCGGTTTGATGATGATGGGCGGGGCTACACACATGACCGTGGCATCACAGGAGAGCTGGCGGAAATTCGCAGGAG gaatTCAGCTTTTACTGGAAAGAGGCTGAATATCTTCAGTGCTGTGGATCAGGACACACAGAGTGAACTga ctcaAGGCCCCTCCCTCTGGGACGCTGATTTAGCCAACCAAATCGCCCGGGCGGTGAATCAGAGACCTCGTAATGGGTTTGAGGAGATGATCCAGTGGACAAAGGAAGGAAGACTGTGGCAGTATCCCATCAACAACGAAGCAG gaatgGAGGAGGAAATGAAGGTGCCATTTTATGAGCACGTTTTCCTGCAGCGCCACCTGGAGGACGGCTTTCCTCAGCACGGCCCCGTCAGACACTTTATGGAACTGGTGGTCACTGGACTTTCCAAGAACCACCATCTCACCGTCAGTCAGAAACAGGAGCACATCGCCTGGTTCCGTGACTACTTCCTGAATAAACAGGAAATCCTCAGCGAGGCCGAGGCGTGA
- the mpdu1a gene encoding mannose-P-dolichol utilization defect 1a isoform X2: protein MAEEQISPMKDFLITYIMPLKCYEHLFLRLHLTHGPCVKIVLSKILSMWMLGELIAPLIQIWVVVRRGSAEGLSLVSVVLQLLAISSHTAACILHKFPIGLMYLLTSALTPEVVVMAMQEWSILIITSSQLIQAGCNLNSGSTGQLSGASAFLVFLASLGHTFRSTQESLSLLSQAHVLSTCCSLLLLMQILIYRKTPTSRETPKRKKEE, encoded by the exons atggCAGAAGAACAGATTTCTCCTATGAAGGATTTTCTGATCACTTATATTATGCCTTTAAAGTGTTATGAGCATCTGTTCCTCCGTCTGCACCTGACACACG ggccATGTGTGAAGATTGTGCTGAGTAAGATTTTGAGTATGTGGATGCTGGGAGAACTCATAG cacCATTGATTCAGATCTGGGTGGTGGTGCGGCGTGGCAGTGCTGAGGGTCTCAGTTTGGTGTCTGTGGTTCTGCAGCTACTCGCCATCTCAAGTCACACAGCAGCCTGCATACTACACAAATTCCCCAtcgg TTTGATGTACTTGTTGACCTCAGCTCTGACCCCTGAGGTTGTCGTCATGGCAATGCAGGAGTGGAGTATCTTGATCATCACCAGCAGTCAG ttgatCCAGGCAGGCTGTAATCTGAACAGTGGGTCCACAGGGCAGCTTTCTGGGGCAAGTGCGTTTCTGGTGtttttggcatctctgggacaTACTTTCCGAtccacacag gagtctctttctctcctctctcaggccCATGTCCTCTCCACCTGCTGCTCCCTGCTGCTCCTCATGCAGATTCTCATTTACAGAAAAACCCCAACGAGCCGAGAGACACCaaagaggaagaaggaagagtaa
- the si:ch211-114c12.2 gene encoding serine/arginine repetitive matrix protein 1, with product MVRPHSGSPRSRQRSFSDSSHSEHHGGRLGPASRGFRGPPGKASPSWREGNGRGHSAYPRDKRPMMGEHRPHGHWMPQNQDNFRPYPMSQDCQRGRRRSSPSRSNHPPPFQHRHSPHGSSGPHRPFHGNHSGHVSPSSRYFHSPPSDRRGPSPHNTFRAPQRYQNSPHEQERNFGPGRQPSPRERPPGRLAHRGHRWNGPGGYAHPNGESRPYDSPQRKPREFHERNSYPERWSTERDPRKQRGDAGKGRGRGRFGHHAPEWPRREGGNPYPRPPYRSPSWKSGPMSSSNSSPRFPAPPRPQDRPPMRPMKRRIQDMGRPPPELEHGPPKRLRREMPARSMPLKGFGGRCLSLKDKSRLLKGRKFRAESVTSFKMPPPRPRPSDNMQRSKMVEVEHVGESSRLPPRKIPLKKSVKRQPSRESPTDIDSKSADPEMDSETQVESRRSVRARSSSPIDRQLTHDLVVVSHWEAGTRSSSPKSSTSWKSRMPHNNKTGQNPGHRFGSSARDPKQRRLMDGPGKMKPGPFQKPGFRPAPVLQKGSDGVIRRPLMAPTLMRPSLNQKPVFRKSQSIMNKYRNMQTLRHKAPPHPRQATSYRRW from the exons ATGGTGAGACCTCACTCAGGTTCTCCTCGTTCCAGACAGAG GTCCTTCTCTGATAGCAGTCACAGTGAGCACCATGGAGGGCGATTGGGCCCGGCATCTAGGGGGTTTCGAGGCCCCCCAGGTAAGGCCTCTCCCAGCTGGAGAGAGGGTAACGGCAGAGGGCATTCAGCGTACCCCAGGGACAAGAGACCTATGATGGGAGAACATAGACCACATGGCCACTGGATGCCTCAGAACCAGGATAACTTCCGACCTTACCCCATGTCTCAGGATTGTCAGCGTGGCCGCAGGAGGTCCTCTCCATCCCGCTCAAACCACCCTCCACCTTTTCAACACCGCCACTCTCCTCACGGATCATCTGGCCCCCACAGGCCCTTCCATGGGAACCATTCTGGCCACGTTTCTCCTTCTTCCCGATATTTCCACAGCCCTCCATCAGACCGCAGGGGTCCATCACCACATAACACCTTCAGAGCCCCACAACGATACCAAAACTCCCCTCACGAGCAAGAGCGGAACTTTGGTCCTGGAAGGCAACCAAGCCCCAGGGAGAGGCCTCCTGGGCGTCTGGCCCACAGAGGGCATCGCTGGAATGGCCCAGGGGGTTACGCTCACCCCAACGGGGAGTCCAGGCCCTATGACTCACCCCAGAGAAAGCCCAGAGAGTTCCATGAGAGGAACTCGTATCCAGAGAG GTGGTCTACAGAGAGAGATCCACGGAAGCAGCGTGGAGACGCCGGCAAGGGGCGAGGCAGGGGGAGGTTCGGGCACCACGCCCCCGAGTGGCCTCGCAGGGAAGGGGGTAACCCGTACCCTCGCCCCCCTTACAGATCTCCTTCATGGAAATCTGGTCCAATGTCTTCCTCCAACTCGTCTCCCAGATTCCCTGCACCTCCACGCCCACAGGATAGGCCTCCCATGCGTCCTATGAAGAGGAGGATTCAGGATATGGGACGCCCGCCGCCAGAGCTCGAGCATGGACCACCCAAACGCTTACGTAGAGAGATGCCTGCACGATCGATGCCTCTTAAAGGTTTTGGAGGTCGCTGCCTGTCCCTCAAGGACAAGTCTAGGCTGTTAAAGGGGCGCAAGTTCAGAGCAGAATCTGTCACCAGTTTCAAAATGCCCCCGCCGAGGCCCAGGCCTTCAGACAACATGCAGAGGAGCAAGATGGTGGAAGTAGAGCATGTGGGCGAATCCTCTAGACTCCCTCCTCGCAAGATTCCTTTGAAGAAAAGTGTGAAGAGGCAACCGTCTCGAGAGTCACCTACAGACATCGACTCCAAATCTGCTGATCCTGAAATGGACTCCGAGACTCAGGTGGAATCCCGGCGCTCTGTACGAGCACGCAG CTCTTCCCCTATAGACAGACAGCTGACCCATGACCTGGTGGTGGTTTCTCACTGGGAAGCTGGGACGAGAAGCTCCAGTCCTAAGAGCAGCACGTCCTGGAAGAGCAGAATGccccataataataaaaccG GTCAGAATCCAGGTCACCGCTTTGGGAGTTCAGCACGTGACCCTAAACAGCGAAG GCTGATGGACGGTCCTGGGAAAATGAAACCTGGACCGTTTCAG aaacctGGGTTCCGTCCTGCCCCTGTACTTCAGAAGGGTTCTGATGGCGTCATCAGGAGACCACTGATG GCTCCCACACTGATGCGTCCCTCACTCAATCAGAAACCCGTGTTCAGGAAAAGTCAGAGCATCATGAACAAGTACAGGAACATGCAGACCCTCCGCCACAAAGCCCCACCGCACCCACGCCAAGCTACAAGCTACCGCCGCTGGTGA
- the mpdu1a gene encoding mannose-P-dolichol utilization defect 1a isoform X1, whose product MAEEQISPMKDFLITYIMPLKCYEHLFLRLHLTHGPCVKIVLSKILSMWMLGELIAPLIQIWVVVRRGSAEGLSLVSVVLQLLAISSHTAACILHKFPIGAYGESVFMLVQFVLLLFLIQYYKGKTITGCVLLFVYSSLMYLLTSALTPEVVVMAMQEWSILIITSSQLIQAGCNLNSGSTGQLSGASAFLVFLASLGHTFRSTQESLSLLSQAHVLSTCCSLLLLMQILIYRKTPTSRETPKRKKEE is encoded by the exons atggCAGAAGAACAGATTTCTCCTATGAAGGATTTTCTGATCACTTATATTATGCCTTTAAAGTGTTATGAGCATCTGTTCCTCCGTCTGCACCTGACACACG ggccATGTGTGAAGATTGTGCTGAGTAAGATTTTGAGTATGTGGATGCTGGGAGAACTCATAG cacCATTGATTCAGATCTGGGTGGTGGTGCGGCGTGGCAGTGCTGAGGGTCTCAGTTTGGTGTCTGTGGTTCTGCAGCTACTCGCCATCTCAAGTCACACAGCAGCCTGCATACTACACAAATTCCCCAtcgg ggcctatggagagagtgtgtttatgttggtTCAGTTTGTGTTACTGCTTTTCCTTATCCAGTATTACAAAGGGAAGACCATCACAG gCTGTGTTCTCCTCTTTGTGTATTCCAGTTTGATGTACTTGTTGACCTCAGCTCTGACCCCTGAGGTTGTCGTCATGGCAATGCAGGAGTGGAGTATCTTGATCATCACCAGCAGTCAG ttgatCCAGGCAGGCTGTAATCTGAACAGTGGGTCCACAGGGCAGCTTTCTGGGGCAAGTGCGTTTCTGGTGtttttggcatctctgggacaTACTTTCCGAtccacacag gagtctctttctctcctctctcaggccCATGTCCTCTCCACCTGCTGCTCCCTGCTGCTCCTCATGCAGATTCTCATTTACAGAAAAACCCCAACGAGCCGAGAGACACCaaagaggaagaaggaagagtaa